The following DNA comes from Synechococcus sp. CC9616.
GTCATCGGTTTGAGTCTTCCCTGGTTGCGCAGGCAACTGCCCTGGATCTGATGGCTGACGTTTGATCTGGATGCAAGCAGGATGAGCATTCATTGGTGGTTGGAGCGTTGTCAGCCCTGACGCGACGGTTGCGCGCCCTGCTGGTTCCATCGCTCCTGATCGCTCTGCTGATCGCAGGATTGAGCGGAGGCTCGCTCCCCGCTGGAGCCATCGGTTGGCTCGATTTCGTACCAGGTTCTCGACCGTTGAGTCCCGGTTCACCTCAGGGACTGCTGGACCAGGGCAGCGACTTCACCCTTGAGGGGAAATACAAGCTCGCCAAAGTCAAGGTTCTCGGTGTGCCGGCGATCACGGTTGCCAGCCCCATTGATGAGTAGTCGTCCGAGGTGATGGGAGCGTCTGTTCGGGCCCAGGTGATCGAAGGCAACCTGCGAGCTCTCTACGACCCCAATCAGATCTGCAGCTTCAGCGAACGCGTCAGCGAGTGGGTTTCGGATCAGTTGCTGGATCTCGATGCTGCCGTTTGCTCGGCTGGGCAGAGATATGGACTGAGTCGCAGCGGCGATCCGATCAAGCTCCTGGTGCGCAGGGAGGGAAGTGGTCCCTATGAGATCGCGGCTCGCTTGCCGGGTCGCGAAAACCCATTTCCATTGCTCACTGTCACGCGAGCCGATGCCGAGATCAACGGAGCCAAAAGGCTGGCATTGGCGCAGATGTGGCGTGAGCGCCTGGAGAAACGGGTCAACCATGCCCGTCAGGTGTATTCGCCACCGCAGATGGCGAGACGCGCCCGCCTCATCCTGGTTGTTGAGTTGCTGCTCTCCGGCCTTTTGGCTGGAACGGTTCTGCTCTGGAACCGTCTGCGTCAGCGCACCACCCGGCTGGAGCGGGAGCAACGCCAGAGGCGTGCCCGCCGGGGCCGGCGCGTTGAGATTCGCCTCTATGCCGAACAGACGGTCACGATCATTGCTTTTTTGCTGATCTTCTCGATCGTTGTGCTGATGTTCGGCATCGGCGTGATGGTTCTGCCGGGGCTGGTGTCGCTGGGGATCGAGCTTCTGCTGCAGCCCCTGTTCGCCATTGTGAAATTCCTTCTGGTGACGCTGCTCACCTTTCTGCTGCGCAGTCTCACCACGTTTCTGCTCAGCCAGTGGGCCGTTGATATCGGCGTGTCGGAACAGGAGCTGGAGCGGCGTCAGCAGCGATATCGAAGTTTGGAACGCGTCACCCATCGGCTGATTGATGTGGGCGGACTGGCGCTTGTGGGGATCTGGGTGCTGCTCGATATCCCGGGTGTCCGGTCGGGGTCCACCTCGCTGATCCTGGCCGGGGGTGCTCTGCTCGGTGCGTTGGCCCTCGTGTTCCAGGCTTTCCTGCGTGATTTCTTCGCCGGTTTAGTGATGCTGCTCGAGGATCGCTACGTCATCGGCGACTGGATTGAAGTGAATGGGATCGTCGGTGAAGTGGTGGACGTCGGTCTGTTCAGCACCCAGTTCAGATGCCTGGACCAGCGGATGAACATCATCGACAATTCCCAGATCCTGCAGATGCGTAATCACACCAAGCTGCGCTCAGGCAGCCTGGTGAACTTTCTGATTTCGCACCGTCAAAGCAATCTCGAATTGGTTTTTGATGTTCTTTCAGATGTGATTGAAGGGTTTTCAGTTGATCCTTATTGGAGTGATCGTCTGATCAGAAAACCCATGCTGCGTGGCGTCAAATGTTCCACAGCTCTCGGTGTGCACATGCAGGTGCTGCTGTTCACCCAAGCCGGTGAACAGTGGTCTGCCGAGCGGGAGTTTCAGCGGCGCGCCCTCGGGGCTTTTCATCAGGCGGGTGTTCGTCTTGCTGAAGGTCTTGGGGTTCAGTCGATGGAGGCTGCCGACATGTTCGGTGCTCAACAGGGTTGAACCTCTGCTCAGTCAGCTGTATACGTGCAGACGGCTGAGTTGTTTCTACGGTCAGGGGATAGCAAAGCAGCGACAGTGTCCCTTCTTTCAACGGGCTCCTTTGAGCAGGTGTTTGACCTCCCTTCGGATGTGTCGATCACGTCGCAACTTCTGGTTGATCGATCCAGGGCAGCTGGGGCCGACGTGGCAGTGGAGGACGTCGAGACGGCCCTTAGAACGCACCGGCTCAGAGCGGATGAGGTGGGTCAGCAGGGCTGGCGACAGCTTCTTGCACTTCAGGTTGGAGATGCCCGGGTGAAGGCGGCAGAAGCCTTTCAGCTGCTTGATCAGGACAAGGATGGCCGGGTGGAGCTTTCAGCGCTCAAGCGCCTAATTCAGTTGTTTGAGGTGACAGAGGGCACCGCTGAAGCCATCACGATCGAAATGGCTCGCGATGGGTCTGCATCGATCGACCTGGAGAGATTGCTGGCTTTCCTGCCAGACGATTTCACGGCACATCCCCGTGCTTACAGGGGCGGACACCGCTCGGCTGAGCCAAGCAGCAGCGCTGCGCGACGCCATGCGAACAGGAGCACAGATCAACCGAAACAGGATTCGGCTTCCCACCAAGGAACGTCGCCGCTGCAGATGCAGATCGGCTGGTTTCGTCTCATTCAGGGAGCGGCTTATCGCAGTTTCCGTGAGAGCTATTCGGCCAACTCGGAAACCCACCTTCGTGCCTACGACTTGCCCTACACCATCCCCGATTTCGTGCACTTCGTGAATGCGGCGGTGGATCTCTACCTCTCTCTGGGCATTGTCGAACCCGGAGCAGAGGAACCCTTCGAGAGCCTCAGGGCTTCCGTCAACGGTGCGGAGGCAGATCTGCGTGAGCGGATGGCCAACTGGGATTCGATGCCCAAGACGGACGCGATGCTGGAAGCCGAGGGACGCCTCGAACAAGAACTGCAGGAGTTGGACCACCACCATCAGATCGTTGCGGTGGTGCTTGAGGTGCTGTTGACCGCTGCACTGCATGGTCATGATCCCGAAAAGGTCACCCATGAGGATCTTCAGCGCCATGAGCTGAATCGTCTGCGTCAACTCGATGATCACCGGGAGGTGAACGCGGAGCTCGATCCCGACAAGCCCAAAGCGCAGCGGCCTTACTACGACACCTGGCAGCGGGTGATCGTTGACACCGATGACCAGCGCTATGCGGGGTCGATCATGCCGACCGCGTACTGGTATGACGACTTCATGCCGCTGCTGTTGCGGGCCAGTTCAGTGCTTACGCAGGCCGACATTCACGATTGGGATGATGCCGATGACGACGAGCTGAATGCCTGGTTCTCACAACGGCATGCATTGGGCGAATTCCGCATGTACGGCCATGCCACGGAAGAGGCCTTTCAATCCCGTCCTCTGACGGTCAAGAAGGAGCTGCGGCGAGCCTGGGAGTTGACCCGTCACTACCTCAATGGTGTTCAGAAGCGTCGGGAGCGGGAGGAGTTCGGCCGTGGGGATGGATTTCTCTGTCAGTACGTCGCCTTTCTCGATCTCCATGTCGGCCGCCACGATGTGGAAGCCAGCCAGATGCGGGTCAGTTTTCCGTATTACATCGGCCCGGCCACCTGGCGCTTCATGCACACCAGTGCAGAGCTGATTGCGGCACAGCCAGAAGACCAACAGCAGCGCTCGGTTGAGGCTTTCAAAGGCTTTTTCGTGGCCCTGGCCACGATGTATCCATGCCCTTACTGCCGCTTCCACCTCAACCGTTATGTGGTGCGCAACCGCGAGGTGTCGATGTACCCGATCGAATATCTCTTCCTGGGTTCCGACCAGGCCAGCAGCACCCTTGAGGTGTCGCTTCAGGACAAACTCGAACAGGTGAGTGATGGCGAAACCCTGCGTTTGTTCCTCTGGAAGCTTCACAACACCGTGTCATCGTCGATCGCCCGCAGTGAGGATTGGTATCACAAGGATTCCGGTGCTTACTACACCTCGCGTTACTGGCCCAGCCTCGATTCGGAGCTCGAACGGGCCCACACCCTCGGGGTTGATCTGATCGCGCGCGATCGTGTGCAGCGGATCTATGGAGTTGTGAAGAGCGCAGCCCATCTTTCGGTTTTGCGGGATGAGCTGCAGGAATCACTCCATGCCAATGATCTGCAGACGCAGCAGACCATTCGGGGTCGCGCGGTCACTGCCATCGGCGGTGTTGAAGAGGCCGTTCTGCAATCGCGCTTTCTGCACGACAACTACCGCTACAACCCATCACTCGAACTTGAGCCGCCCCACTTCAGCCCGGCGGAAGAATTGCTCGCCCGTAGTGGTCTCTACACCGAGAATTGAACATCTCCAGCGCGTTCGCTGACGGAAGCCCAAAAAAAACGCAGCCCTGAAATCAGGACTGCGCATCGAAGAACGAACTGAACTTTGTGATCAGACCTTGCGGGAGTAGTACTCCACCACCAGCAGTTCGTTGATTTCAAGGGCGACCCATTCCCGTTCGCAACGACCGGTGACCTTGGCGGACAGTTTGGTTTTGTCCAGATCCAGGTGCGGTGGGATGTTGGCGAGTCCAGGGAATTCCAGGTTGCCTTCGGCCAGCCTTTTGCTGCCTTTGCGTTCCCGGATGGCAATGACATCGCCAACCTTGCACTGATAGCTGGCAATGTCGGTGACGCGGCCGTTCACGGTCACATGACCGTGGTTCACCAGCTGGCGGGCACCTGGGACAGTGGGGCCAAAACCCATTCGGAAGCAGACGTTGTCGAGTCTGTTCTCAAGAAGCTTGAGCAGGTTCGTTCCAGTGGAACCATCCTGTGCACGGGCTTTCTTCACGTAGCGCACGAGCTGCCGCTCAGAAATTCCGTAGTTGAAACGCAGTTTCTGTTTCTCTTCGAGTCGGATCGCATATTCCGAGCGCTTGCGACGGGCTTGGCCGTGCTGACCGGGGGGATAGGACCGCTTTGCGGCCTTCCGGGTGAGACCAGGGAGGTCTCCCAAGCGCCGCGTGATCCTCAGGCGAGGGCCGCGGTATCGAGACATAGAAAGGAAGTTGTTGGGACCATTCGTGCCAGATGGCAGGCATGCTGGAACCAGAGAAGGTTCCCCGCATCTCTCCATGCACGAATCAACCACTGTATCTGTAAGCCTTCTCGCCAGGGCTGCCGGAGTCGTCAACGGTGGTTTGGCCCAGTTGCTGCTGGCCTTGATTGGCTTTTATCGCCGCTTTATTTCGCCATTGATAGGTCCACGTTGTCGGTTTATTCCAACCTGCAGTGCCTATGGGCTTGAAGCGATTCAGAGGCATGGTCCTTGGCGCGGCAGCTGGCTCACGGTCAAGCGATTGCTGCGTTGCAACCCTCTCACCCCATGTGGATGCGATCCGGTCCCCGATTAAGCCATGGCTGATCAGCCAGGTGGCGAACTGACGCTTTACAGCCGCAGAGGCTGTTGTCTGTGTGAGGGGCTGGAGACCCGCCTGCGGCAGCTCAATCTCAGGGCTTTGGGCCTGCAACTCACGGTGATCGATATCGATGCTGAGCAGACCCCTGGCGAGCTGAGAGCGCGTTACGACCTCGAGGTGCCGGTGCTCAGCTGCGCTGGCAAGGACCTGCCACGGGTCTCCCCACGCTTGTGTGGTGAGGGCCTGTTCAACTGGTTGCATCGTGCCCTGTCCAAGGGCGCAGGAGCGACTTAAAACAAGCCGACGACCCTGACGCGAGGAACGCCGGATGAGCCAGGCGCTGCACACCGTGCTGCAGGAGGTCGGTCTGACCATTCCCACAGGTTTGATCAACCCAACGCTGACGGATATCACCAGCGATTCCAGGAGCGTCCGGACGGGAAGTCTTTTTCTCGGCCTGCCAGGTGAACGGGTGGATGGAGGGCGTTTTTGGCGCCAGGCCCTCGATGCAGGAGCGGCTGCCGCTCTGATCGGCCCCGCTGCTGCGCAGGCTGCCCCTCCCGGCGATGGCGATCCGGTGATAGTGGTCTCCGAGCCGGTGGCGCAGTTGATTGGTGAGGTTTCAGCAGCCTTCTGGACCCAGCCCAGTCATCAGATGGCCCTGATCGGAGTCACCGGGACCAACGGCAAGACCACTACAACGCATCTGATTGAGCATCTGGCTGGGGTGGCGGGACAACCCACGGGTTTGTTCGGCACGTTGGTCAATCGTTGGCCGGGGCACAGTGTCACGGCCCAGCACACCACAGCGTTTGCGGACCGTTTGCAGGCGCAGTTGGCGGAGGCTGTGGCTGCCGGCTGCAAGCTGGCGGCGATGGAGGTGAGTTCCCATGCGTTGGCCCAACACCGCGTGGCCGGATGTCGTTTTTCCGGTGCGGTGTTCACCAACCTCACCCAGGACCATCTCGACTATCACGCCTCGATGGAGGACTACTTCGAGGCGAAGGCCAGTCTTTTTGTCCCTCCGCTGCTCGAAACGCAGGATGCGGGATCCGTGGTCAACATCGATGACCCCTGGGGCGTTCAACTGGCGCAGCGCTTGTCGGGTCGTTGTTGGCGTAGTTCGCTGAACGATCCCTCGGCGGAGCTCACCATGGTGGATTTGGAGATGACCGGCCATGGCGTGGAGGGACGCCTCCTCAGCCCCAGCGGAGATGGACAGTTCCGCTCCCCTCTCCTGGGACGGTTCAATCTGATGAATTTGCTTCAGGCCTTGGGGGCTTTGCTGCAGCAAGGTCTGCCGCTGGGTCCATTGCTTGAGGCGATTGGCTGTTTCGGTGGTGTTCCAGGCCGGATGGAGAGGGTGTTGGTGCCCGGGGCGGATACCGCGGCACTGCCTACGGTGTTGGTCGATTACGCCCACACTCCCGATGGTCTTGAAAATGCCCTGGCTGCCTCGAGACCCTTCACCAATGGTCGTTTGGTCTGTGTCTTTGGCTGTGGTGGGGATCGGGATCGTGGCAAACGACCTCAGATGGCGGCGATTGCCGCACGGCTTGCCGATCGCGTGGTGATCACGTCCGACAACCCCAGGACAGAGGATCTTCAGCGGATTCTCAATGATGTTCAGACCGGTTTGCCTGCGGGCACCGATCACATGGTTGAGGCGAATCGGGCTGTGGCGATTGCAGCTGCGATCGCAGAAGCATCCCCCCAGGATCTCGTGCTGGTCGCCGGCAAAGGGCATGAGGACTACCAGATCCTCGGCACAGAAAAGGTGCATTTCGACGATCGAGAGCAATCAGAACAGGCTCTGCGCCAACGATTGTCCTGAGGTCTCGTCCGTCCTAGGAAGACCTCAGGCCCGGACCCTGATCACGGATGTCTGCTTTCAACCGCTCTGATCTGTTGAAGGACGCCCAGTTTTTTCAAACACCAGAGGGCTTGCTGATCGGCACGTTGGTGCTGGTCGCCTTCTGGCTGTTGCTGAGGGTGATGGAGGCGGTTCAGAAACCCTCTTGGGCCAGCGTCATCCGCTCGGTACGCCGTCCTCTCGTGATCGGATTTGGCGTCGCGCTTTACGCAGGTTGGTTGTTCGGCCTGCTGGCTGAAAATATTGCCATCTTAAGTGATAGAAATGTTGCTCAATTAACAACTTCGATTGTTCTGCTTGTTTTTGGTAGAGCTGCCACGATTGCTGGTTTGAAATTCCTGCATTCCAATGTGTTCAATCGTTGGTTGAATCGTGAAATTCAGGATCAACGTGAAAAAGATATGATGGTTTCTCTCCTGGATCGTGTTTATACAATTCTGGTTTTTTTGATTACATTCGCTGCCATTATGATCGCCTTTGGTATTTCTCCAACAGCCGTTGGAGCAGTTCTGGGCGGCGCTGGTATTGGAATCGGCTTCGGAACGCAGCAAATTTCTCAGAATTTCTTGTCGGGCTTGATGTTGTTTTTTAATCGTCCTTTTGCAGAGGGGGATTGGATCAATGTTTCAACCTTCGAGGGAACGGTGCAGCGTATTGGCTGGTATCACACGCAAATTCGTACATTCGACCGGCGACCTCTTTTTATTCCCAATTCTCTTTTTGCGACCACGCCCATCGAGAATCCAGGACGTATGTATAACCGCCGTATTAAAGAAGAAATTAGCCTGCGCTATGAAGACATTGGTCGGATTGAGCATGTCGTCCATGAAGTGAAGAAAATGCTGCGCGAGCATCCTGCAATTGATCAGGACCAGACGATTCTGGTGAATTTCAATCAGTGGGGAGATTCGTCCATCAACATGATGATCTACGCCTTTACTAAAACAACTGTTTGGGCGGAATGGCTTGATGCTCAACAGGATGTTTTTCTGCGAATCGCCGAGATTGTTCGACTGGCTGATGCTGATTTTGCTTTCCCTTCCACCACAGTTTATCCCTCATCGGATTTCAACACTGAGCATCCGTTGTTGATGAAAAAAGGGCCTAGCGCCTGATCAGCTTCGGATCCACTCGCTGACCCCGCCGGGACGATCGATCAGTTCAATGCCGCGCTGGCTGAGCTCATCGCGGATCCGATCCGCTTCGGCATAGTTTTTCGACGCCTTGGCTGCCCGGCGCGCTTCAACGGCAGCCTCAATCTCGGCATCATCTTCGGCGTTGGCTTGGTCTGGATCTTGTTCCCAGCGCAGTCCCAGGGCGGCGGCCAATTCGCGAAGAAGCTGCCAACGCGCCAACAGCCCTTTCAGTTCTTCAGTCGGTAAGTCACTGCTGTCACCGCGGTCCAAACGATTGGCGATGGCACGCAGCGGTTTGGCCAAATCGAACAGAACAGCCAGGGCTCCTGAGGTGTTGAGGTCGTCATCCATGGCGGCGATGAAGCGCTGATGCATCGCCAGAAGACCATCCCCATCGGGGCTGTCCTGGCCTCGGATCGCCCCTTGTTCGAGAACTGGCGATGATCCCCAGCCCAAGGCATTGCCATGGCGATCGCCGAGCCCTAAAGCTCCATTGAGTCCTTTCCAGCCGGTTGCTGCGGCATCGAGTGCTTCAGCGGTGAAATCAAGAGGTTTGCGGTAGTGGGCCTGCAGCACGAACAGGCGCAGCGTCATTGGCGAGACGCCGCTATCGAGCAGTGCCCGGATCGTGGTGAAGTTGCCGAGGGATTTCGACATCTTGGTGCCGCCGACATTGACCATGCCGTTGTGCATCCACAACTTCGCCAGGGTCGTGCCATTGGCCGTTTCCGATTGGGCGATCTCGTTTTCGTGATGTGGGAACACCAAATCACCACCGCCGAGATGGATGTCGATCGTGAGGCCGAGTTCCTGACGCACCATGGCGGAGCATTCGATGTGCCAGCCCGGACGCCCTGGCCCCCAGGGTGACTCCCAGCTGGGTTCGTTTTCTTTGACTCCTTTCCAGAGCGCGAAGTCAAAGGGGTGGCGTTTCCGGCTCCCCTCCCCATCAGCAGTGCGTCCGCTCGCGCCCTGTTGTTGCTCATTGGGATCGCGACCGCTGAGTTTGCCGTAGTTGTTGGCTTTGGAGATGTCGAAATAAACGTCGCCATCGGAGCTGTAGGCGGCCCCTTTGGCTTCCAGTTCGCTGATCAACGTCTTGATGCCATCAATGCAGCAGGTGGCCCGCGGCATGCGATCGGCCGGAAGGATATTCAGCCGGCCCATATCGATTTCAAAGGCTTCAATGTTGCGTTCACTTACTGCCTGCATCGAGCTGCCTTCCTCGTTGGCGCGGTTGAGGATCTTGTCGTCGATGTCGGTGTAGTTCTGGACGTAGGTGACGTCGTAGCCGCGCCAGATCAAATACCTGCGCAGCACGTCCCAGTTGATGTAGCTGCGGGCATGGCCCAGGTGGCAAAGGTCATAGACCGTGACACCGCAGCAGTAAATCGTTGCTTTGCCGGCCTCGAGGGGTTCAAACGCTTCCGTACGGCTGGTCAGGCTGTTGGTGAAGCGCAAGGGCACGGTCGATCGGCAGAACAGGCTGAGGTTACGGCGTGCATGAGATCAAGATCAGCAGCCCTGTCCCTGCAAGCCAGCTCAGCATGATCAAGCAGCGTTGTGGAGGTTGTTTGAGAGGCAGTGGATTCTTGAGGGGGTTTCGTTGGTTGTTGCGGATTGTGTGGAGGCAATTGCATTGGCGGCAACGCAGCACACATTTTTAGTTTGCATTTTATTAATCTTTTGGCTGTTTTTGAGGCTTAGTGCTAACAAGCGGCGACTTTCTTGCTGATTGTTTTTGTGGGCAGCAAGTTCGTTAAATGCATTGCTGAATGCGGCTGCTATGTTGAAATGAAATAGTTTTACAATCATGGTCTTTAGCGCTTAAGCTTTGTTGGAAAGCCTTGCGAGTGGGTCGTCGGTCCAGTTTTACGACCCTGCAGATCTCTCCGACTCAGCCCCTGATACGTCCGGCATTCCTGATACGACCATTCCGGATATTCCTGATACGACCATTCCGGATATTGATATTCCGAGCCTTCCTGGTGGCTCAAGCCCGTATAGTGGTATTCCGAGGCCGGATAGTTGTATTCCGAGCATTCCAGATGACTTTGATACTTCAGGTCTGCCTGCTGATCTTTCAAGTTATTTGCCGAGTCAGATCGGTGATCTTAATCCGGAGCAATTTGCTGATTTCACTCCTGACATGATCGGTGATTTCAGTCCTGAGCAGTTTGCAGAGCTGTCACCGGATTTGATCAAGGATTTTGACCCGAATCAATTCACTGCATTGGATCCAAGTGCATTCGCAGGCTTCCAGGCCGATCAGCTGAAAAGTTTGCCTGCGAAGTTGGCCGGGCAATTCACTCCTGAGATGTTTGCAGAGTTGCCTGAAGGTGCCATTGCAGGTTTTAAAGCTAAGGCCTTCTCTTCTTTACCCACAGACGTTTTTGCTGAATTTGATCCTGAGCAGTTCGGGGAGTTGTCGTCAAAACTGTGCAAATCAATCAGTTCAGAACAATTCTCTCAGCTCGCAAATAATGTCATGAAATCGATCGATGTTGATCAATTCATGGCTCTTTCGCCAGACGCTTTTGCTGGTTTTCAGGCTGATTAGCTTAAGAGCCTTCCAATGGATCTGGTTCAGGAGATGACTGCTGACATGTTCGCTGAGCTACCAGCTGATGCGATTGCTGGTTTCAAAGCCAAGGCTTTTTCTGCGCTGTCATCAGAAGCTTTGGGTGCATTTGATGCAGAGCAGTTTTCAGAACTGTCTGCCAAGGTAATGAAATCGATCAACTTAGATCAGTTTGAAAGTCTTTCACCAGATGCTTTTGCTGGGTTTCAGTCCAGTCAATTAAAGAAAATCAAAGCAGACCTTCTGGCGGGCATGGATCCTGAAACATTCTCGGCGATTAATCCTGATGCCTTCTCTGCGTTTACTCCTAAGAAAATCAATGCTCTTCCCGATGATCTGATTGGAGAGATTAATCCGGATCAATTGTCTGGCTTCAAGCCGGCTATTTTCAAAAAGATGGATGATGAATTGTTCGAGTCTTTCAGGCCAAAGGCAATCAAGGGTCTGACGCCTGATCAGACAGCAAAGATGAATAAGGTTGCGGCTAGTAAGTTTGACGTGGATCAAATCCAGTCGATCAAACCAGAATGTCTTGCCTCAATGCCTAAGTCCGTTTTCAATTTCTTTGAAGATGATTTTTCTGCAAAGCAGATCGCAGGGTTAGAGGAGTTGGAGTCTGTTTGATGGTTTTTACTATATCCAAGCCAAAGGGTTTGGTTGTCAAGATCTAGTCACCCAAAAATTATAAACATTATAATTAAAACTTTAATTCTTTAAACTGCTATTTGGCTTCCATCCAGTTTGCGCCGATGCCTGTTTCGGCCACCAGGGGAACGCTGAGTTTCACGGCGTTCTCCATGGTCTGCACCACCAACTTTCGGGTGGTCTCCAATGCGTCTGGTGCGACTTCCAGCACCAGTTCATCGTGCACCTGGAGCAGCAGCTGAGCTGGAAGCCCTTGGTTGTGTAGGGCTGCTTGCAGCTGCACCATCGCCACTTTGATGATGTCGGCACTCGATCCCTGAATCGGAGCATTGGCGGCGGCCCTGAGTTGCTGCGCCTCCATGCCGCCGCGGCGGGCCACATCCAGGTCGATCTCCAGAGGGTCCTTGCCCAGCAGTCGGCCGAGGCCGTTGCGGTCGAAGTGGAACGGGCGCCGGCGCCCAAGGATCGTCTCCACGTAACCGCGGCTGAGGGCGAGCCGTTCCTGCAGTTCCAGGAAGGCGAACACCTTGGGGTAGCGCTGCTTGTACTTGGCCAGGAATTCCTTGGCCTCCATCTGGCTGACGCCGGTCTCCCGTGCAAAGCGCTGGGCCCCCATGCCATAGATCACGCCGAAGTTGATGGTCTTGCCGAGGCGACGTTCATCGGAGCTCACGTCGTCTTTGTCCAGCAACAGTCGAGCCGTCAGTGCGTGCACGTCGTCGTCACTGCGATACGCCTCCTGCAGAACCTCTTCACCGGAGAGGTGGGTGAGGATGCGCAGCTCGATCTGGGAGTAGTCCGCACTGAGCAGGGTCCAGCCCTGCTGCGGAAGGAATGCCTTGCGAATCCGCCGGCTGTACTCGGTGCGCACGGGAATGTTCTGCAGGTTGGGGTTGCTGCTGCTCAGCCGTCCCGTTGCCGTCACCGCCTGATTGAAATCGGTATGCACTCGCCCGGTTTCCGCTTCCACCAGCTGAGGCAAGGCATCGATGTAGGTGCTCTTGAGCTTGCTGAGCACCCGGTGCTCCAGCACCAGGGGCACCACAGGGTGGTCGTTGCCCAGTTTCTCGAGCACCGTGGCATCCGTGCTGTAACCCGTTTTGGTGCGTCGCGACTTTTTCCGGTCCAGCCCCAGGGTGTCGAACAGCAGTTCACCGAGTTGCTTCGGCGAAGCCAGGTTGAAATCAACCCCTGCGGCTTCTTTTGCGTCCGATTCCAGCCGCTGCAGGGTTGTGCCCATTTCCTCAGAAAGTTCCTTCAAATAAGGCACATCAATGCGGATGCCGGTGGATTCCATCAGGGCCAGTACCGGCTCCAAGGGTTGCTCCACCTGCTCAAGCAACTGGATTAGGGGAGCGCCCATCGCTTCCAGTTGTTGACGCAGCAGCAGGGCCAGTCGACGGGTCACATGCACGTCCATCCCGCAATAAAGGCTGGCTGGACCGATGGGTACGTCCGCGAAGGTCTGCTTTTTGCCAACGAGATCGCCGTAAGCCGTTGGTGAAAAGCCGAACTCCCGTTCCGCCATCACGTCCAAACCGTGTTTCGCCGCGGCATCACGCAGGTAGTCCGCCAACAGCGTGTCCATCACCACCCCTTCAAGAGCCAGGCCATGCCGCAACAGGATCAGGCGGTCGTATTTGGCGTTCTGCAGAGCTTTGGGATGCTCCCTGCTGGCCAGCCAGGGAGCGATGGCGGTGAGAACGCTCTCCAATGGCAACTGCGGGGACTGCTCTG
Coding sequences within:
- a CDS encoding mechanosensitive ion channel family protein — encoded protein: MSAFNRSDLLKDAQFFQTPEGLLIGTLVLVAFWLLLRVMEAVQKPSWASVIRSVRRPLVIGFGVALYAGWLFGLLAENIAILSDRNVAQLTTSIVLLVFGRAATIAGLKFLHSNVFNRWLNREIQDQREKDMMVSLLDRVYTILVFLITFAAIMIAFGISPTAVGAVLGGAGIGIGFGTQQISQNFLSGLMLFFNRPFAEGDWINVSTFEGTVQRIGWYHTQIRTFDRRPLFIPNSLFATTPIENPGRMYNRRIKEEISLRYEDIGRIEHVVHEVKKMLREHPAIDQDQTILVNFNQWGDSSINMMIYAFTKTTVWAEWLDAQQDVFLRIAEIVRLADADFAFPSTTVYPSSDFNTEHPLLMKKGPSA
- the cysS gene encoding cysteine--tRNA ligase; this translates as MPLRFTNSLTSRTEAFEPLEAGKATIYCCGVTVYDLCHLGHARSYINWDVLRRYLIWRGYDVTYVQNYTDIDDKILNRANEEGSSMQAVSERNIEAFEIDMGRLNILPADRMPRATCCIDGIKTLISELEAKGAAYSSDGDVYFDISKANNYGKLSGRDPNEQQQGASGRTADGEGSRKRHPFDFALWKGVKENEPSWESPWGPGRPGWHIECSAMVRQELGLTIDIHLGGGDLVFPHHENEIAQSETANGTTLAKLWMHNGMVNVGGTKMSKSLGNFTTIRALLDSGVSPMTLRLFVLQAHYRKPLDFTAEALDAAATGWKGLNGALGLGDRHGNALGWGSSPVLEQGAIRGQDSPDGDGLLAMHQRFIAAMDDDLNTSGALAVLFDLAKPLRAIANRLDRGDSSDLPTEELKGLLARWQLLRELAAALGLRWEQDPDQANAEDDAEIEAAVEARRAAKASKNYAEADRIRDELSQRGIELIDRPGGVSEWIRS
- the polA gene encoding DNA polymerase I, which codes for MPEASPKPLLLLVDGHSLAFRSFYAFSKGGEGGLATKDGRPTSVTYGFLKSLLDTGKSLNPQGVCIAFDTAEPTFRHVADANYKAHRDVAPEVFFQDLDQLQLILREQLQLPLCMAPGYEADDVLGTLAQRGAAEGWSVRILSGDRDLFQLVDDKRDIAVLYMGGGPYAKNSGPTLIDEKGVLGKLGVMPEKVVDLKALTGDSSDNIPGVRGVGPKTAINLLKENGDLDAVYVALTEVESEGPKASRGAIKGALKGKLRNDYDNAYLSRKLAEILVDIPLPEDPRLSLTAVDAGALSTSLQDLELNSLLRQVEGFVAAFSAGGYATNSKPPATQDNLYVATATTEETSEASAAPALQPQLITTAAALADLVQQLMACTEASSPVALDTETTDLNPFKAELVGIGVCWGEALDALAYIPIGHHPADDLTSEQSPQLPLESVLTAIAPWLASREHPKALQNAKYDRLILLRHGLALEGVVMDTLLADYLRDAAAKHGLDVMAEREFGFSPTAYGDLVGKKQTFADVPIGPASLYCGMDVHVTRRLALLLRQQLEAMGAPLIQLLEQVEQPLEPVLALMESTGIRIDVPYLKELSEEMGTTLQRLESDAKEAAGVDFNLASPKQLGELLFDTLGLDRKKSRRTKTGYSTDATVLEKLGNDHPVVPLVLEHRVLSKLKSTYIDALPQLVEAETGRVHTDFNQAVTATGRLSSSNPNLQNIPVRTEYSRRIRKAFLPQQGWTLLSADYSQIELRILTHLSGEEVLQEAYRSDDDVHALTARLLLDKDDVSSDERRLGKTINFGVIYGMGAQRFARETGVSQMEAKEFLAKYKQRYPKVFAFLELQERLALSRGYVETILGRRRPFHFDRNGLGRLLGKDPLEIDLDVARRGGMEAQQLRAAANAPIQGSSADIIKVAMVQLQAALHNQGLPAQLLLQVHDELVLEVAPDALETTRKLVVQTMENAVKLSVPLVAETGIGANWMEAK